Part of the Lycium ferocissimum isolate CSIRO_LF1 unplaced genomic scaffold, AGI_CSIRO_Lferr_CH_V1 ctg3672, whole genome shotgun sequence genome is shown below.
TGGTGGTGAACCGTATGGGCTATGTTTGGTcgagtatgtgtgttgtgtgtaggaatgaagaactaattttatttagcatgttttggttgttgttgcatggattccataatgaaaatgatggtttaatgatttaaatggaagttggaatcgtttgtaggttgttggagaagataaggtaattttaatatagtttttgtattattgtggttaatgttgttaatatgtggaatgttggtgtagtttatgagtttggaggaaagcaatgtattgttgttgtccctatgggaagtggaaggtttcgggtggcattgccccttggttgggccgtttggacaTTGTGTAGATTGTTTgacgtgttcttgaatcttgttttgaGTAATTTTGGATTAGCACTTGAGTATGTGTGCATTAGTGTTGGGTTGATagtatgtggttaatttgaatgaaaatggaatgtcgtcgaaatatgtagaaaagagttattgatggtagaatgccttttgaattaattgttgatgttgttagaatggttgttggtattgttgttgaagatttagccgagttgaagttccggggatgttgaatttacaggggaaatgtcgcccaaatttcgtaaaattaagtgttagtcaaaattgaagttttaagaatctatggctaatgtttgataccaaatgatgttgttgtagattttgagaagccgaggcctAAGTTCAGATTTACGTaggaagcagacgaggtatgcgaagcttaccctttctttcttttggcatgtcttgattGTAAGTAGGCTAGAACACGAGtttcggggtaactccattcttaaggtccgagcttgtgtgcgatttttattcatttcttaatgttggctctcttaatgCAGAtgaaccatgatccttatgtttttacatgatttggtttcaaagattttataatggtttttattccaaaaaggtttcgtaactacgaacaatcgtaactttcatagacgagctcggatcgcttcgaaacgttcgcgggagattctataagggataaggtctccaactttcataaatggacccggattggttcgatactcgtccgtgggccccgagattCTCCTTGtgtggtactaacgacttttgaaaggatttagtgtaacgatcgccttaaccctcgagcggcgattacttatttctctaacGAGTTTATAACGATGATCATGTCCCTAAGCTCCATAAGTTACTTCATATAGTTTAATACGTattatgagtcctaaagttctatttgatatgctttcgaacgacattcggaagaaacctgatttgactatcgttttgatttttaaatgatgactCATTTCGAATAtttttattgagtctttgaaagtgttttaaaccgcatatagttgctcacgactcgctcgtgcatatggttgttacatccttcaccgagtcccggccggttatgttgtcgtgcacactatgtgatattcgagtatgatgtgtccagttcgccgagcccctcgttagagggccgggtaccgtgtatatttggtgttatgtcgtgttatgatgttatgatgtgttatgatgtgtgacggggatacggagatatgaaacctttcGGTGTGatgatgtggtgtggcgccaacgacaaaggggcgaccaccgttctaagagccctatgcatgatttgtatttttatgagtaagcattttgatattttgaatattgcatttattttccgtacttctggttttgactatgatcttgttcactatatttcatgctttgcatactcagtacatattccgtactgaccccctttcttcgggggctgcgtttcatcttGCCGCGAGCGCAGTATTTAATGGGATGACCCACCAAACTTAGGGTTCTGTTCaccgacttggagcgctcccttgttccggagcctatacttgaTCCAGCCTTCCTCTCGTTattgcatacatatatatgttattcacgggtacgggcggggccccgtcccgtcatatgattctgttagtattcttagaggtctgtagacatatatgtgtgggttatgggtattcactgttcagtcgtgtctgtgtgatttgtgatttggagtAGAGATCGtccaaacacaacacaaaatacATTGAGTGAGTTTTCCTTAAACAAAAGAGTGTAGTTGCTGTGGATAATTTACAAGACCAACAAGTGATCTTTTGTAAGAAACCGTTCGGCAATTGGTGGTAGTAACACACATCGGTCCTAGAGAAGAAGGTATGTATTATTCCACATAAATCTCCGAGTTTAATTTCTTCAGTATGTTttgatgtctttttttttttaaatcaaagaaAGTTGGAAACATTTGaacttattcaaaatttataatttGCAAAATAAATTTTACACTAAGTATTCTGGGATACACGTGCAAACACGTTTCCAGCGACTGGtcttaataaaaacaaatgagGACTTAATTTATCTTTTTGTTAACCAAAACAAGGGTAAGTATTGAAGAATGCTGCTTCAATCCACTCTTCGGACTTGAGAAAAAGGAAGATTCATAAGGTATAACAAAAGGAAAGGATAAGTAAAGAGTGCAGGAAATACAGTTGTCCCTCTTTAGTTGTGTAAAAGTAACCAAAGAGATTTATAATGAAAGGATTTCTCCATTCAGACTtaaaattttgggttttttttttttttaatcaaaaaattTATGGGTGATTTGCAAGAATGGCTTTCGAAATGATTGATCCTGAATTTTTGACCCGTTTGTACTATGGATAAAACTTCCAGTTTAACAAGTTTAGCACATTTTTTACaacattttttacttttgaCCTTTAAGGTTTGCGTATAGGACAAGCGGGGTAAAAAATTCTAATTTCCTCAAAGTTTTGGGATAAATAATCAGAATCTTTTCACATACTATAGGCTGACTTCAACATTTATCTAGAtttaaggaaataggaaataaCACCAATCAAGCTCTCTAAACTGATCTAGCTACACCCGCCCGTATATCTTCCAACGTCAGCACAAGCAGAATCTCACTGATTCTACAAGGAAACTGTTCTATACAAAGATATTCCTGGAATCTGCTTGTCGTCTAAGCCTACGCAATTGCCAAATTTTACTTGGCATTCCCTCTAAAGGCCTCAAACTCTACTAGAACTTACTCTTACAAACTATTTTGAACCTCCTGTCCTAAGTGAGGTTGCTTTTCAAGAATTTGGGATGGCCATACATCAGCTGGAGTGGGATATCTGGCCTGCGGTTTCTTCACACTAGATGCGGGCTTTGCTGCATCAGGCTCCGGATAAGCTTGAGAAGTCGGTTTGCAGGGAAAGACATAAACAGGGTTCATCATTTGTGTCTGCTGAAACGACTGCTCTGAAGCAGGCAATCGGAGAAAGTTATCTGTAACTTGTGAGGATAGCTGTGGTAGCTGAGTTTCGGTAGGACATAGATTTAGGTCAAGATTAGTCTCAGCTACCTTTTCTTTGACATCACCTTCTAATTTGGCGATTTGAGCCTTCAGAGCAGAATTGTCATCCTGTAGCTCCTTTTTCTCCATACTCAGCTGTCCATAAAAGAGAATGGATTTCAGTAATGCAGGTTCACAGAGAATGATGTAAAAAATGGGGATAAGTTGCATAACAAGTCGCATAATCAAAAAGCTGAGTGGGCTAAGAAttcttgatgaaaaatgatgggAAAAATGCATCATTACCGCATCTTCATGCAGCAAAAATAACTAGAAATTAAGAGGCTTACAAATTGAGATTCAGACAGCAAGGCTGTATTTTCTCTTTTCAGATGTTTGATCTGAGAAAGCATGTCCCTTACAAATCGAGCAGTTTCACTCAATATGGAGGCTTTTCCATTCGTTtgctcagaaaaaaaaaaaaaaaaaaaggcatgagTGTCAAGCTTCTATAATTGTATGGTTAATCAGCAGACTCTGATTTGAAAATAGGATCATTGGAGGAATGCTACTTTTGGAATTTGCCAAAGGAAAAGAAGGGATCATTAGCGAACAAATAAATTACCAAGTTTATTGGCCAAATCGAGGAAAAGCTCATTCAAATGCTCACGCTTCAGTTTCTCTCTCTCAGCCTTGTGAACTCTTTTTGGAACTTTCTTCTGAATCTTCTTGCAGGCAGTAGAGCTGCATAAAGAGAGCCTAAAATGTCAAGCAAGATGCATAGTAGCTTTTCCAGTAATAACAAATCACAGAGCAGTGAAGAAAAATCTCATAGCAAGTGCAGGAGCCTGAGTATGCACTACGGAGATTGGTTATTCATTTATACTACAGTACATGTGATCATTGTAAGTTTAGGAAACTTTTATGAAGATCCAAGCTTTTACAAAGAAGTAGAAGAATACAACTGTATACAAATTAAATACCTTCCCCTGGAATGTTTGGGAAGGCACTAATAATTTAGTCCAAGTATTAACACGAAGTTCTAATTTAGTTCCTGATGTTTCAGATTGGCGCACAACTGATCTCCATCTTTTCAAAAGTCTCTCTTCCAGTTAAAAGCTACCAGAAgcttttgaatttttgtttggagagctccaatTTGCTGTTTGAATTGGGAGCAAGTTGATACTTTCATCTACTAACACAAAAGGCAGAATTTCATGGTGTTCTAGCAATCCCGGAACAGGTTTAATACTATCTCAGCAGGAACTTGGGAAATTGCTGAATCTGTTTACGCAGCTGGTCTGCTCAAATTATGGGATCTTCCAATGAGCATTTATTCTAAAGTTGAGAGAAAAGCATGTGTTCGTCTAAACAGACGGAACATCAAATACATGGCTCTCGCAGTCTTttgcttctctctctctctttctctctctctctctctctctctctctctcggtgATAGGTCCACAACTACAATACAGTCTTCAGAATCTCATTCATGCAAGGACTAGAAACTGCCAATTTACAAAGTTAACACCAAGTAGTCTAGCTTCTTCCAGCCTCCAGGGCTTTGGTTCAATGGCAATAGTACAACACGAAATATGCAGTATGTCACAAGCTGCAAACCTAACTGTTGAACCTAATCTAATATTTAAGTTGAGAAGGGTAGAGGAGATGAGCCATTATCCATCGAATTTCAAAACCGAAAGAATGGATCTCAAGGTCATCAACATAAGCTAGCTTCTTCCAATTTGAAAGGTTAGACGATTGGATGGGCTGGTGGAGATAGCTGCCTTGAGGCCTGAGGGGTTGCAGGAATAACCCATAGAGGAGGGCATATTGGTACATGCAGTTCCTATGTTCGATGAGGATGAGGCGAAGGGGTTGCAGGGGAATAAGTTGACACGGAGCAAGAGCGAAGCTGTAGggaaatgaaatatttttatggATTTTGTTCCCAAAGTCAAAACAGCCAAATTTCCTTTCAAATAGACACTTATTTGAGGAATCCAGCTAGCTTTCGATTAGGTTTTCTGTCAAAAAGCCAAAATTTAGAAATGGACAGTCAAATGAGATCAATTATCAAAGTAGGGAATAAAAGTATCAAAAAATTCCTGTTGGGAGAGAGAGAAGTACTATGATAATATTTAGCTGAAATTCAATTTCATCCCTGTCCAATTCCTAGGAAAATTATTCAAAAAGTGGGCTTCCTTTACAAGAGAAGAGGGAATAGAAAACTATAACAAATTTTCAGTTAAAAAGAACTGAACTttctaaatgaaaaattaaagcAACTATCCTACACAGACTACCATAATGATCCAAAAATAAGGTAAAGACCACCAAGAAGCATCAAAAGTTTTCCTACTTCTGGTGAGACAAACCAGAAAACTAAAGATTTGGCTATGCCCATGCCTGTAGGATCTATATGGGCTTATGTAgttgaagagaagaagaaacaaaaccCAAGTTCTGTATAAGCTTCTACTCTTTTTCTACGTGGCATCAACATCTGATTGTATTATAATCATAGCCAAGGTAAAATAAAGGAGGAAGCAAACTTTGCCTAGAGACTTGATTAAAGAAACATTTGTGTAAGACGATGAACAAGATCTTACTGACCCTTTTGGTGATGTCTCCACAGCTATGCTTCCCTTTTCAGTTATTGGAGTAGGACTTTCTGCATCCATCTTTAACTAGATACCACCTTGAAGGCTTTGGTAAGGAGATGCTATTGGCCAGACAATGCTGTTATGCAGagtaagagaagaaaaaaatgttttattcATAATCAAATACCATTAGGTTGATTAGTAATGTAAACAAATTGTTAGAGCGTATTAAATCCATATCATATTATTACTCCATCCGTTTCAAaatgtttgtctggttttgacttggcacgaagtttaaaaaagtaaagaagactcttgaatcttgtgtcttaaattaaagatacgtagaatataccaaaatgtcctttaatcttgtggtctaaaacatgTCATGTGGAAAGTTAAAATGACAGAGTTTCCAAAAAGggaaagagacattcttttttaaacggacCAAAGAAGAAAGTAAGGcaaatattttgaaatggagggagtagtacAAATTTACAATCAAGTGTACTTTATAAACACAGTAGCACCAACAGATGTTTCTAGTTTAACATTACACTGGTACATTCCACTTTGGTTTCCAATCATAAGGCTATTTGTCATTTTATATGAATACCGTATTAGTGGAACTCACAGATAAAATTGAGCTGAGAAGGACTAATAGTAGCAGAAACCCAAAAGATTCAGCTGTTTTTACCTCAGAAAGTGGTAAGGGAGAAAGGAAGTGATCAGAAACGCTACATCATTTTTTTATCCCCAATCTGCTTCCACAACCCCATACCAACCCAGTCCCCCCACAAGAATCAAGAATGATACC
Proteins encoded:
- the LOC132044129 gene encoding protein IRON-RELATED TRANSCRIPTION FACTOR 3-like, with product MDAESPTPITEKGSIAVETSPKGSTACKKIQKKVPKRVHKAEREKLKREHLNELFLDLANKLGISEQTNGKASILSETARFVRDMLSQIKHLKRENTALLSESQFLSMEKKELQDDNSALKAQIAKLEGDVKEKVAETNLDLNLCPTETQLPQLSSQVTDNFLRLPASEQSFQQTQMMNPVYVFPCKPTSQAYPEPDAAKPASSVKKPQARYPTPADVWPSQILEKQPHLGQEVQNSL